The following are from one region of the Candidatus Wallbacteria bacterium genome:
- a CDS encoding DnaB-like helicase C-terminal domain-containing protein, translated as MKKKSYSDKDLREQVLKMKDRGEKLLLKKRKFLGFDTGFTILNNATDGFQDELYLLAGGSSMGKTTFVTQLCWQMCMKNESEDLRIIYLSLDQKAIDITAKFVAQAGELPVDYVLHPFPVDEELDELRIKAISKVSSLKERITVIDEEEFSTRELEDVLIAERKAGVEKLFVIIDPLFKIKPEKEEERFLDTYRRVMLELKKLSGRYGCGILITYGLSSNAELRRPERRDLLEIPEILSIPYVVMSLYCDYMVNFETPFLEWDWSGRDIMVPISELNIIKNKMSFFMGRLFYRYFASLSLYRECVDQENENYSQMIGNIVYHKEKAHRKDRQLLEKQLQKDDKVDV; from the coding sequence TTGAAAAAAAAATCATACAGTGACAAAGATCTGCGCGAACAGGTGTTGAAAATGAAGGACAGGGGAGAGAAGCTCCTGCTGAAAAAACGGAAATTTCTGGGATTTGATACTGGATTCACTATATTAAACAATGCCACAGACGGATTCCAGGATGAACTATACCTGCTGGCAGGCGGATCTTCCATGGGCAAGACAACCTTTGTCACCCAGCTCTGCTGGCAGATGTGCATGAAAAACGAGTCTGAAGACCTTCGCATCATCTATCTTTCGCTCGATCAGAAGGCTATCGACATCACTGCCAAATTCGTGGCTCAGGCGGGAGAACTACCAGTGGACTATGTGCTGCATCCATTTCCGGTGGATGAGGAACTGGACGAGTTGAGGATAAAGGCTATCTCCAAAGTCAGTTCATTGAAGGAACGCATCACTGTGATCGACGAGGAGGAATTCTCCACCAGGGAGCTGGAGGATGTTCTGATTGCAGAGCGCAAGGCCGGAGTGGAAAAGCTCTTCGTGATCATAGATCCGCTCTTCAAAATCAAACCGGAAAAAGAAGAGGAGAGGTTTCTCGACACTTACAGACGTGTGATGCTGGAACTGAAAAAGCTGTCCGGCAGATACGGCTGTGGAATCCTGATCACATACGGCCTTTCCAGCAACGCCGAACTCCGCCGCCCTGAACGAAGAGACCTGCTGGAAATTCCCGAAATTCTTTCCATACCTTATGTGGTGATGTCACTTTACTGCGATTACATGGTGAATTTCGAGACTCCCTTTCTGGAATGGGACTGGTCCGGGCGTGATATCATGGTTCCGATTTCAGAACTTAACATCATCAAGAATAAGATGAGTTTTTTCATGGGGAGGCTGTTCTACCGTTATTTCGCTTCGCTTTCCCTATACCGCGAATGCGTTGACCAGGAAAACGAGAATTACAGCCAGATGATTGGGAATATCGTGTATCACAAGGAAAAAGCTCATCGCAAGGACCGGCAGCTGCTGGAGAAGCAGTTGCAGAAGGACGACAAGGTAGATGTCTGA
- a CDS encoding polysaccharide deacetylase family protein, whose product MSERPLLNIVIEDKLQETPGIRYALTHISNWLGLKPNFALNPDPDGLNFYYGSDKSVEGFQITINASNFWDNGIFGKKGAPELPCLWESNEIILITCENELIVPYIGGTEPPYLRFNGKQLSTNLDFVASIFFFLSGYEQRIDPVSDESGRYDYRRSFAFRTCSLRRPLVNEYLEVLRYYLSKIDPSFSFPYPLGDKPVFFLSHDVDVIRKYCWKYLLRRIGADIFSLRFSDLIRLFTEFYRVKSGKIGDPFYCFSQLLEIERELHLESSFYFFGIDRPFSSNVCYGPDSLARLAHYLERNGREVGLHFSEQSIHSSKKLRAEKALLESTCKASVIGGRSHYLRFIIPETPRHLTQAGFSYDASVGCAQVPGFASSVCYPYKLYDVDRNCELPLWEIPLTVMDGTLKDYLALDPEQAKLQMDRLFLVCTRYRGVFSLLWHNSSLFDFRWQDYRDVYQQFLKKVAGSGIISQTGAGIIRLLESSQLASRL is encoded by the coding sequence ATGTCTGAAAGACCTCTGCTCAACATTGTGATCGAAGATAAGCTTCAGGAAACACCTGGCATCCGCTATGCGCTTACTCATATTTCAAACTGGCTTGGACTGAAACCGAACTTTGCCTTGAATCCTGATCCGGACGGATTGAATTTTTATTACGGGTCTGACAAAAGTGTGGAAGGTTTTCAGATTACAATCAACGCTTCCAATTTCTGGGACAATGGAATATTCGGGAAAAAGGGTGCCCCTGAGCTGCCTTGTTTATGGGAATCGAATGAAATCATACTCATTACCTGCGAAAACGAGCTGATAGTTCCATACATTGGCGGCACTGAACCACCCTATCTTCGTTTTAACGGGAAGCAGCTTTCCACAAACCTGGATTTTGTGGCCTCGATCTTTTTTTTCCTCTCCGGTTATGAACAGAGAATTGACCCTGTATCTGACGAATCCGGAAGATATGATTACCGGCGATCTTTTGCTTTCCGCACCTGTTCTCTCCGGCGTCCGCTGGTCAATGAATACCTGGAAGTTCTACGCTACTATCTCAGCAAAATAGACCCGTCTTTCAGTTTTCCTTATCCGCTTGGAGATAAACCGGTATTTTTTTTATCGCACGATGTGGACGTGATCAGGAAATACTGCTGGAAATATCTGTTGAGGCGGATCGGAGCGGACATTTTTTCATTGAGATTTTCAGATTTGATCAGGTTGTTCACTGAATTTTACAGGGTCAAGTCAGGGAAAATCGGGGATCCATTTTACTGCTTCAGTCAGCTTTTGGAAATCGAGCGTGAGCTGCACCTGGAATCGAGCTTTTACTTTTTCGGAATCGACAGGCCGTTCTCCTCTAATGTTTGCTATGGCCCGGACAGTCTAGCCCGACTTGCCCATTATCTTGAGCGGAACGGCAGGGAAGTGGGACTGCATTTTTCAGAGCAGAGTATCCATTCGAGTAAAAAACTGCGGGCTGAAAAAGCCTTGCTGGAATCAACCTGCAAAGCTTCTGTGATCGGAGGACGCAGCCATTATCTCCGTTTTATTATCCCGGAAACTCCCAGACATCTGACTCAAGCAGGTTTCTCCTATGATGCCTCGGTTGGCTGTGCACAGGTTCCCGGATTCGCTTCTTCAGTATGTTATCCATACAAACTGTACGATGTTGACAGAAATTGTGAGCTGCCTCTCTGGGAAATTCCTCTGACTGTGATGGATGGTACTCTCAAAGACTACCTTGCACTTGACCCTGAGCAGGCGAAGCTGCAGATGGATAGACTGTTTCTGGTCTGTACCAGATACAGAGGAGTTTTCAGTCTGCTCTGGCACAATTCGAGTCTGTTCGATTTCCGCTGGCAGGACTATCGGGATGTCTACCAGCAGTTCCTGAAAAAAGTGGCAGGTTCGGGTATAATCTCACAGACAGGAGCCGGAATAATCCGCCTGCTGGAATCCTCTCAGCTTGCCAGCAGACTTTAA
- a CDS encoding DPP IV N-terminal domain-containing protein → MKISRFLPVLILIAALYSGLHFFRMLIAPKQVLTQVRVNLEFDKSKKGGLKKSDLTKTYLSFWQLTPITVEVSAEIFDPADPAPNYGKTMRNGDYMMSFGGFAALNGNQDSAEIPVLTGSDYFLFVMSLDKKNKPGFCGLKSGIRVLPDAVNSVNIMLNRNESLALSELAAAGIDHVFSQNLVFGSAVKKLPKEKLISLLASLPASIIHPGNTIDLSNSRIIGIYENGATIEITTVDWKIKSGGGTLTGNIYTAPQKPGKVVLTMNYQAPENYSADLALTVASTGPLSGNWRLAFVTIAPSTDEIVLSSIDGTQLTQLTVNWDFDSFPCFSPDGNRLIFQSNRNGHQQILRMSIDGGDVAALTQGQTDDLIPAYSPDGSRIAFTRLDGGKGEIYLMDADGGNQSNLTHNPADDYYPNFSPDGNQIVFVSDRDGIRSLYSMQKDGNSVQRLTTPEVWEDIEPRWSPTGDKIIFSSNRDGNYELYLINRDGSNPVRLTENRADDTYPAFSPDGGLIAFTSDRDGRSDIFLMHSDGSGPQRITNSAIGDYYAVFGTIGSPLISSISIAKTSETVFPGSTLDLGSLTVAAHFADGSTRLVNAASYLLTGPGQINGSIYSAPLIQCTAEITVNYLTGSISRSTIIPLFIRHSPQKLSLVTPKTVFPNQSISLPANGEVRYDSGLTAEVPVTWILKSEGTLTGNLFKAPARPGSARLSATYSENTPVSKDCTITVSSQPFHYLKVLLNPKEAAEGRWSLDKGLTWKESGESVEVAVGANYEIRCLPITGFIEPGRIRKVMKRSDTTEIVSYTRIKHLLTINIAPPKAGKTGRWSLNEGTTWRLSGTSAEVYEGASFEVIFKPVPGFTTPPDFSGIMSGTDEARSADYSGISHILTVAIAPEDASCLGACWTPDGGANFKASGETMEIQEGTSYEIQFKAVPGYSTPMNILGIMCNSDTCESVTYSSIYRILTVSMLPDDAVSSDAQWSVDGSTWHSSGATVEIAKASSCEVTFKPVAGFITPRVVEVPASPADVSITADYSGAFHSLTVSITPEAAVTSGACWSCDGGEGWNDSGASIEVQEGATLEISFYPVPDFLAPADITLEMGSTDCTESIVYLQLTHILTVTISPAEAVAVGCGWRLSGENWWRKSGETVEIAESAPYTIECMTVAGWNTPTPIAGVMPESDTSGTVIYTPALAAPMGR, encoded by the coding sequence ATGAAAATTAGCAGATTCCTGCCTGTTTTGATTCTGATTGCGGCTCTTTATTCGGGTCTCCATTTTTTCAGAATGCTGATCGCTCCTAAACAAGTGCTGACCCAGGTCAGGGTCAACCTTGAATTCGATAAGTCCAAAAAGGGTGGTTTGAAAAAGAGCGATCTGACTAAAACATATCTCTCATTCTGGCAGCTCACTCCAATTACCGTCGAGGTCAGCGCTGAAATCTTCGACCCGGCAGACCCGGCTCCGAATTATGGGAAAACAATGAGGAACGGCGATTACATGATGTCATTCGGAGGTTTTGCAGCTTTAAACGGGAATCAGGACAGCGCTGAGATTCCAGTTCTTACAGGAAGCGATTATTTCCTGTTCGTGATGTCTTTAGATAAAAAAAATAAACCCGGATTCTGCGGATTGAAAAGCGGAATCAGAGTGCTGCCTGACGCAGTCAATTCCGTGAACATCATGCTCAATCGCAACGAAAGCCTGGCTCTTTCAGAACTCGCAGCAGCCGGCATCGACCATGTTTTTTCCCAGAATCTGGTATTCGGCTCTGCGGTGAAAAAGCTGCCAAAGGAGAAACTGATAAGCCTGCTTGCCTCGCTGCCGGCATCCATCATTCATCCCGGCAACACCATCGATCTGTCCAATTCCAGGATCATCGGAATCTATGAAAACGGCGCTACTATAGAAATCACTACTGTGGACTGGAAAATCAAATCCGGAGGCGGAACCCTTACCGGAAACATCTATACTGCCCCCCAGAAACCCGGAAAAGTAGTTCTGACCATGAATTACCAGGCTCCAGAAAATTATTCCGCAGACCTCGCGCTGACTGTCGCAAGCACTGGTCCGCTCTCTGGAAACTGGCGTCTGGCTTTTGTCACCATCGCTCCCAGTACTGATGAAATTGTGCTTTCCTCAATCGACGGAACACAGTTGACGCAACTTACTGTAAACTGGGACTTCGACAGCTTTCCCTGCTTCTCTCCTGACGGGAACCGCCTGATTTTTCAGAGTAACAGAAATGGCCATCAGCAGATTCTCCGGATGAGCATCGATGGAGGAGATGTTGCTGCATTGACCCAGGGCCAGACAGATGACCTGATCCCTGCCTACTCTCCTGACGGAAGCAGGATCGCCTTTACCAGGCTGGATGGCGGTAAGGGTGAGATTTATCTGATGGATGCGGACGGGGGCAATCAGAGCAACCTCACCCACAATCCTGCTGATGATTATTATCCAAACTTTTCACCGGATGGAAACCAGATCGTCTTTGTCTCGGACCGCGACGGGATCCGCTCTCTTTATTCAATGCAGAAAGACGGCAACTCGGTTCAGCGGCTTACGACTCCAGAAGTATGGGAGGACATCGAACCGCGCTGGTCCCCTACCGGAGATAAAATAATTTTCTCATCTAACAGGGACGGTAATTATGAACTGTATCTCATCAACCGGGACGGATCAAATCCGGTCAGACTTACCGAAAACAGAGCTGATGACACATATCCTGCTTTTTCTCCAGACGGAGGCCTGATCGCCTTCACCAGTGACAGAGACGGCCGCAGCGACATTTTCCTGATGCATTCTGATGGTTCCGGACCGCAGCGCATCACGAACAGCGCGATCGGAGATTATTATGCTGTTTTTGGAACCATCGGTTCTCCCCTGATCTCATCAATCAGCATTGCGAAGACCTCAGAAACTGTTTTTCCCGGCTCCACCCTGGATCTCGGAAGCCTCACTGTCGCCGCGCATTTCGCGGACGGCAGCACCAGGCTTGTGAATGCCGCTTCTTACCTTCTCACAGGCCCCGGCCAGATCAACGGCTCCATTTACTCAGCTCCGCTAATCCAGTGCACAGCGGAAATCACGGTTAATTATCTGACAGGCAGTATCTCCCGCAGTACGATTATTCCTCTTTTTATCAGGCACTCCCCTCAAAAACTCTCCCTGGTTACTCCCAAAACGGTCTTTCCAAATCAATCCATTAGCCTGCCTGCTAACGGCGAAGTCCGCTACGACAGCGGACTCACTGCCGAAGTACCCGTCACCTGGATCCTCAAATCCGAGGGCACACTGACCGGCAATCTGTTCAAAGCGCCGGCCAGACCCGGCAGCGCCAGACTTTCCGCCACCTATTCAGAAAACACCCCTGTCAGCAAAGATTGTACGATTACTGTTTCTTCCCAGCCATTTCATTATCTGAAAGTACTGCTCAACCCGAAAGAAGCGGCAGAAGGCAGGTGGAGCCTGGACAAGGGCCTGACCTGGAAAGAAAGCGGGGAATCGGTAGAGGTTGCAGTTGGCGCAAACTATGAAATCCGCTGCCTGCCGATTACAGGATTCATCGAACCAGGCAGAATCAGAAAAGTCATGAAACGCTCCGATACGACTGAAATAGTCTCATACACTCGTATCAAACACCTTCTGACGATCAACATCGCACCCCCGAAGGCAGGAAAAACAGGCCGCTGGAGCTTGAACGAAGGAACAACCTGGCGCTTGAGCGGTACTTCCGCTGAAGTCTATGAAGGAGCGAGCTTTGAGGTCATTTTCAAGCCGGTCCCGGGATTTACTACGCCTCCCGATTTTTCGGGCATCATGAGTGGGACAGACGAAGCAAGATCAGCTGACTATAGTGGAATTTCCCATATCCTGACCGTGGCCATTGCTCCGGAAGACGCCAGCTGCCTGGGCGCCTGCTGGACACCGGATGGAGGTGCCAATTTCAAAGCGAGCGGAGAAACCATGGAGATACAGGAAGGGACCAGCTACGAAATCCAATTCAAAGCTGTTCCTGGTTACTCTACTCCAATGAACATTCTGGGGATCATGTGCAATTCCGATACCTGCGAATCAGTCACCTATTCCTCAATTTACAGAATCCTGACAGTGAGCATGCTGCCTGATGATGCCGTTTCATCTGACGCTCAGTGGAGCGTAGACGGATCAACCTGGCACAGCAGTGGCGCTACAGTAGAAATAGCCAAAGCTTCAAGCTGCGAAGTGACTTTCAAACCTGTAGCTGGTTTCATCACCCCCAGGGTGGTTGAAGTCCCTGCTTCCCCTGCTGATGTGTCCATAACAGCAGACTACAGTGGAGCATTCCACTCGCTGACTGTCAGTATCACACCTGAAGCAGCGGTCACAAGTGGTGCCTGCTGGAGCTGCGATGGCGGCGAGGGCTGGAATGACAGCGGGGCTTCCATCGAAGTTCAGGAAGGAGCTACTTTGGAAATCAGCTTCTATCCGGTCCCGGATTTTTTAGCCCCTGCGGACATCACTCTTGAGATGGGCAGTACTGACTGCACCGAATCCATTGTCTACCTTCAGCTTACCCACATACTTACAGTGACCATCTCCCCGGCAGAAGCCGTGGCTGTCGGCTGCGGCTGGAGGCTTTCCGGCGAGAACTGGTGGAGGAAAAGCGGGGAAACAGTGGAAATTGCCGAATCAGCTCCCTACACTATCGAATGCATGACCGTGGCAGGCTGGAATACTCCTACACCAATAGCCGGAGTGATGCCTGAATCAGATACCAGCGGAACCGTGATTTATACACCAGCACTGGCAGCACCAATGGGCAGGTAG